In a single window of the Micrococcaceae bacterium Sec5.7 genome:
- the murJ gene encoding murein biosynthesis integral membrane protein MurJ: MSATNSPPEKSAKPGPSGPSGPAGSAGSGAARPGETRSSAIMAAGTLVSRFLGFGKTWMLGQALGLGSTVNDTFINANNLPNLIFLLVAGGVFNAVLVPQIIKASKAPDRGADYISRLLTLAIVVLLTLTLLVTLLAPWVIELTTQGYSPQQKSLAVSFAFWCLPQIFFYGLYALLTQVLNANGAFGPAMWAPIMNNIVAIAGLGMFIGIMGANVDNPHTLDNWGSFQTFLVAGFSTIGVIAQTAILLIPVFRLRLGIRPRFGWRGVGLGQAARLSVWTLATAAVGQLAFLYVMRIATIPGAERLRLEHAGDPAADTLPGNAVLEVASQLYLLPHSIIALSLATVLFNRMTRASQDGNHNELRNALSHGLRTMAVATVFGALALFALAGPLGMFFSGGEKQDGVMLAQTLTILALSTPFMSANFMMSRVFYANEDARTPFYIQLVLALVNVVAAFSIQFLPFAQIIFAIATLYTAGNILSVVVSVFFLRRLLGHLDGPRIANSYIRMGYAALGSAVAGAAALWMLGSYNPDGFAWSSRPAALVTVAVVGPAMLAVYLFLLKTFRVTELRDLLRPLLGRLGRGPAAADDSAEAPGHAASSPESERPTPERATVSVDTGLIPRISGEFDATSFRAGPAPEPRPGHNASTSPGPEGGYLPSEDRANTARGSLVREEIPLPGRRTFQGTAGHNPYFRLRRSKKK, translated from the coding sequence ATGTCAGCAACCAACTCTCCTCCTGAAAAGTCAGCGAAGCCAGGCCCAAGCGGCCCAAGCGGCCCAGCCGGCTCAGCCGGCTCAGGAGCAGCCCGGCCCGGAGAAACGCGTTCCAGCGCCATCATGGCCGCCGGAACCCTGGTTTCACGTTTCCTGGGCTTCGGCAAGACTTGGATGCTGGGCCAGGCCCTCGGCCTGGGCTCCACCGTCAACGACACGTTCATCAATGCCAACAACCTGCCCAACCTGATCTTCCTGCTGGTGGCAGGCGGTGTCTTCAACGCCGTCCTGGTTCCCCAGATCATCAAGGCCAGCAAGGCGCCGGACAGGGGAGCGGACTACATCAGCAGGCTGCTGACGCTGGCCATCGTCGTGCTGCTGACGCTGACCTTGCTGGTGACCCTGCTGGCACCGTGGGTCATTGAACTGACCACGCAGGGCTACTCGCCGCAGCAGAAGTCACTGGCCGTCTCCTTCGCGTTCTGGTGCCTCCCGCAGATCTTCTTCTACGGCCTATATGCCCTGCTGACCCAGGTCCTGAACGCCAACGGCGCCTTCGGCCCGGCCATGTGGGCGCCGATCATGAACAACATCGTCGCCATCGCCGGGCTCGGCATGTTCATCGGCATCATGGGCGCCAACGTCGACAACCCCCACACGCTCGATAACTGGGGTTCCTTCCAGACCTTCCTCGTGGCCGGGTTCTCGACCATCGGCGTCATCGCCCAGACCGCCATCCTCCTGATCCCGGTGTTCCGGCTCCGGCTGGGCATCCGGCCGCGCTTCGGCTGGCGCGGCGTGGGGCTGGGCCAGGCGGCGAGGCTGAGCGTCTGGACGCTGGCTACCGCCGCCGTCGGGCAGCTCGCGTTCCTGTACGTCATGCGCATCGCCACCATCCCGGGCGCCGAACGCCTCCGCCTGGAACACGCCGGTGACCCCGCGGCGGACACGCTGCCCGGTAACGCCGTCTTGGAAGTCGCCAGCCAGCTGTACCTGCTGCCGCACTCCATCATTGCCCTGTCGCTGGCCACGGTGCTGTTCAACCGGATGACCCGGGCGTCCCAGGACGGGAACCATAACGAACTGCGGAATGCGCTTTCGCACGGACTGAGGACCATGGCGGTGGCCACCGTCTTCGGGGCGCTAGCACTGTTCGCATTGGCCGGTCCGCTGGGCATGTTCTTCTCCGGCGGAGAAAAACAGGACGGCGTCATGCTGGCCCAGACACTGACGATCCTTGCCCTCAGCACGCCCTTCATGAGCGCCAACTTCATGATGTCGCGGGTGTTCTACGCCAACGAGGATGCACGGACGCCGTTCTACATCCAGCTCGTCCTGGCCCTGGTCAACGTGGTGGCTGCGTTCTCCATCCAGTTCCTCCCGTTCGCGCAGATCATTTTCGCCATCGCCACCCTATATACGGCCGGGAACATCCTGTCCGTGGTGGTCAGTGTCTTCTTCCTGCGCCGCCTGCTGGGGCACCTTGACGGCCCCCGCATCGCCAACTCCTATATCCGGATGGGTTACGCGGCCCTTGGCTCGGCCGTGGCCGGCGCGGCGGCCCTGTGGATGCTGGGCAGCTACAACCCGGATGGCTTCGCCTGGAGCAGCCGGCCGGCCGCCCTGGTGACTGTCGCCGTCGTCGGGCCCGCCATGCTGGCGGTTTACCTCTTCCTCCTGAAGACTTTCCGTGTCACGGAGCTGCGGGATCTGTTGCGCCCGCTGCTCGGACGGCTGGGGCGGGGCCCCGCCGCTGCAGACGATTCCGCTGAGGCACCGGGTCACGCCGCCAGCTCACCGGAGAGTGAACGCCCGACGCCGGAACGCGCCACGGTCTCGGTGGACACCGGCCTGATCCCCAGGATTTCAGGCGAGTTCGACGCCACATCGTTCCGTGCCGGACCGGCACCGGAACCCCGCCCGGGCCACAACGCGTCCACATCGCCCGGCCCCGAGGGCGGCTACCTGCCGTCCGAGGACCGTGCCAACACTGCCCGCGGCAGCCTGGTGCGGGAGGAGATTCCGTTGCCTGGCCGCAGAACCTTCCAGGGCACCGCGGGCCACAACCCGTACTTCAGGCTCCGTCGCTCGAAGAAAAAGTGA
- a CDS encoding NUDIX hydrolase, with amino-acid sequence MAHPVPSAPGRRTNAPLPSAIGSHVAPAQHSAPASLPTVEEISAGGVVVDTSSDELKVAIIARLNRGGRLEWCLPKGHPEGKENNEEAAVREIAEETGIDGLILAPLGSIDYWFTVSGHRVHKTVHHYLLRATGGELTIENDPDQEAVDVAWVPIHELARKLSFPNERRIADLAREVLPEHL; translated from the coding sequence ATGGCCCATCCCGTACCGAGCGCTCCCGGCAGGAGGACAAACGCACCGTTGCCGTCGGCAATCGGTAGCCATGTCGCGCCCGCCCAGCATTCGGCTCCGGCGTCCCTGCCCACGGTCGAGGAAATCTCCGCCGGCGGCGTCGTGGTGGACACATCCAGCGACGAACTGAAGGTTGCCATTATCGCCCGCCTTAATAGGGGCGGACGTCTGGAGTGGTGCCTGCCGAAGGGCCACCCGGAAGGCAAAGAGAACAACGAGGAAGCGGCTGTCCGCGAAATCGCTGAGGAAACCGGTATTGACGGCCTCATCCTGGCGCCGCTGGGCAGCATCGACTACTGGTTTACGGTCAGCGGACACCGCGTGCACAAGACCGTGCACCACTATCTCCTGAGGGCCACCGGCGGTGAGCTGACCATCGAGAACGATCCCGATCAGGAGGCCGTGGACGTGGCCTGGGTGCCCATCCACGAGCTGGCCCGGAAGCTGTCCTTCCCCAATGAGCGCCGCATCGCGGATCTGGCCAGGGAAGTCCTGCCCGAACACCTCTGA